One region of Juglans regia cultivar Chandler chromosome 4, Walnut 2.0, whole genome shotgun sequence genomic DNA includes:
- the LOC118348311 gene encoding auxin-repressed 12.5 kDa protein-like, giving the protein MVLLEKLWDDVVAGPQPERGLGRLRKITTKPLNIKEIEGEGSKFQRSASIPASPATPVTPATPSSTTPVAARKDNVWRSVFHPGSNLATKRIGGDMFDKPQPNSPTVYDWLYSGETRSKHR; this is encoded by the exons ATGGTTCTGCTGGAGAAGCTTTGGGACGACGTTGTGGCAGGACCTCAGCCTGAGCGTGGCCTTGGCAGGCTCAGGAAAATCACCACCAAGCCCTTGAACATAAAAG AAATTGAAGGAGAGGGGAGCAAGTTCCAGAGGTCGGCGTCGATACCGGCCAGCCCTGCGACACCAGTGACACCGGCAACGCCTTCGTCGACAACACCAGTTGCGGCGCGTAAGGACAACGTTTGGAGGAGCGTGTTCCACCCTGGTAGCAACCTTGCAACGAAGAGAATCGGTGGAGACATGTTCGACAAGCCACAGCCTAACTCTCCCACTGTCTATGACtg GCTTTACAGTGGAGAGACCCGGAGCAAGCATCGCTGA